CCCCGCTCCTGGGTATGGCGGTTAAGCTACGTTGTTGCATCCCATTTTATAGGGTACCATCGCAATATTTCTAGTATTTATTAAAATTCTTATGTGTATTAATCTGTTTGGGGCTGGTTATGTTGGACTGGTCACTGCCGCTTGTCTAGCCGAACACGGTAATCAGGTCCTCTGTATCGATATCGATCAGGAAAAAGTCAAACGCTTGAAACAAGGTGAGTGCCCTATTCACGAGCCAGATCTGCCTGCCTTATTACAAAAAAATTTAGAGGCAGGTCGATTGAATTTCAGCCATGATCCAGAGGAAGGCGTTCATCATGGCTTTTATCAATTCATTACTGTCGGTACTCCGCAAGATGAAGATGGTTCAGCTGATTTAAGCCATGTCTTAGAGGTTGCCCACACCATTGGTGCTTCACTGGCTGAACCTCGTCTTATTATTAATAAGTCCACTGTTCCTGTAGGCACAGCTGATAAAGTAAGCGCTGTTATTCAAAAACAACTCAGTAAACGAAAGCTTTCTATTGCTTTTGATGTAGCCTCTAATCCAGAATTTTTGCGAGAAGGCGCGGCCGTTAATGACTTCATGCGCTCGGATCGCATTATCATTGGTACCGATAGTATCGATGCAGAAAGTCATTTACGTCAATTGTATAAACCTTTCAATCGCAATAATGATCGTTTGATCGCGATGGATATTCGTTCTGCGGAACTCACGAAGTATGCGGCGAATGCTTTTTTAGCAACCAAAATTAGTTTTATTAATGAAATAAGCCGCTTGGCAGAACGCTTAAATGCTGATATTGAACAGATACGCATCGGTATCGGTTCCGATCCGCGCATTGGCTATCATTTCATTAACCCCGGAGCGGGCTATGGGGGCTCCTGCTTTCCTAAAGATGTACTGGCTTTAGAAGCCACCGCAAAAAGCGTTCACTATACGCCACAACTTATTAATGCCGTGCATAAAGTCAATGACGCGCAAAAACGTGTTTTATTTGAAAAAATAACACATCATTTTAATAATAAGTTAAGCGGTAAAACGATTGCTTTGTGGGGACTTTCCTTCAAACCCAATACGGATGACATGCGCGAAGCGCCCAGCCGTGTATTAATTGATGCCGCACTTAAGGCAGGCATGAAGATACAAGCCTATGATCCGGTTGCAATGCCAGAAGCACAACGTCTTTATAAAACAAAACCAAACTTTAGCTGCTGCGAAAGCCCAGAAGCGGCGCTAGTGAATGCGGATATACTGGTTATCGTCACAGAATGGAATCTATTTTTTAATCCGGACTTTGAGAATATCAAACAACAATTAAAAGAACCCACTATTTTTGACGGTAGAAATCTCTATGATCCACATTACTTAAAGCAATTAGGCTTCACTTATTACGGCATTGGTCGTGGGGAAACATTCAATCCATGAAAAAAATTAGTAAAGCTATTTTTCCCGTCGCAGGATTAGGTACGCGCTTTTTGCCCGCTACTAAAGCAAGCCCAAAAGAAATGTTACCGATTGTTGATAAACCATTGATTCAATATGCGGTAGAAGAAGCAATTGCAGCAGGTATTACTGAATTGATTTTTGTGACCAGTAGCAGTAAACATGCGATTGAGGATCATTTTGACTCAAACTATGAACTAGAAGCCAAGCTTGCAGAAGCAGGTAAAGATGAGTTATTACAGATCGTTAAAAATATATTGCCTAAAGGGGTCAGCTGTATTTACCTACGCCAACCAGATACCTTAGGTTTAGGTCATGCTATCCTTTGCGCGCAACCGCTGATTGATAATGAACCTTTCGCTATTCTACTTGCGGATGATTTAATTGATTCCTCAGTGTCATGTTTAAAGCAAATGCTAACGGTGTACCAAGAAAAGCAACACTCAGTGATTGCTGTACAAGCCATCAATCCCGAAGCAAGTGATCAATACGGCATTATTGGTTATAAAGCTAAAGAAAATAGGCTAAGCCTCCTTGATAAGATTGTAGAAAAACCCAGCATTAAACAAGCGCCTTCCAATTTAGCGGTAGTGGGACGTTATATTCTGACCTCTGCTATTTTCCCTTATCTAGCGAAAACACCGCCGGGCAAAGGTGGCGAAATTCAACTAACGGATGCTATTGCATCCTTATTAGCCAACGAACCATTGTATGCGTGGGAGTTTGAAGGAACACGTTATGATTGTGGAAGTAAATTAGGCTATCTACAGGCAACTATTGCCTACGCTCTAAAACACCCTGAAACTAAAACCGCTTTTGGAAATTATCTGAAAAACTTTAAGTAATATATTGTCATTGCGAGTGCAAAGCACGCGGCAATCTAGACATATTTCCTGGATTGCCGCGTGCTTTGCACTCGCAATGACGAAAATACTACAGGCCAAAAAAAACGGGATAAGTGGTAGATACCGCTATCCCGTTTTACATCCTTATTGATTTTTTGCTAACCGTATAGTTTTCTTAGGAGCAGTTTTCTGTTTAGGCGTTTGCTGTAAAGCAAGCTTATCTCCAGAAGGCAATGCCGCTAACTGTTTCCTATATAAGGCTATCCTATCTATAGGTAAAGCAAACTGGCCTTGAGTTAAGGCAGCTGTACTGCTCTTAACACCCGGGTTGAGCTGTTGAAGCTCTGACAAGTTCATACCCGCTAACTTAGCAGCGTGCGCTAAACTCATCCCCGTTCTACCTACGTTAACCAATTCAAGGTAAGGCTTGGCACTAATAGGCGGTAAAGTCACACCATATTTTGCTGGATCTTTAACAATCGCAGCGAGCGCCAACAAACGCGGAATATATGAACGCGTCTCTAAAGCCAATGGCAGCGCCCAGAAATGGGTATTTCTATCATGCTGCGTATTGTGACGTATCGCATTCTGCACATTACCTTCACCTGTGTCATAAGCTGCAATAGCTAACAACCAGTCTCCACCAAAGAAACTCTTTAGATAAGTTAAATAATCTAAAGCCGCATTGGTTGAGCTAGAAAGGTCACGACGACCGTCAAAGCCTTTATCCTGATGGACACCATA
This is a stretch of genomic DNA from Candidatus Rickettsiella viridis. It encodes these proteins:
- a CDS encoding UDP-glucose dehydrogenase family protein, translating into MCINLFGAGYVGLVTAACLAEHGNQVLCIDIDQEKVKRLKQGECPIHEPDLPALLQKNLEAGRLNFSHDPEEGVHHGFYQFITVGTPQDEDGSADLSHVLEVAHTIGASLAEPRLIINKSTVPVGTADKVSAVIQKQLSKRKLSIAFDVASNPEFLREGAAVNDFMRSDRIIIGTDSIDAESHLRQLYKPFNRNNDRLIAMDIRSAELTKYAANAFLATKISFINEISRLAERLNADIEQIRIGIGSDPRIGYHFINPGAGYGGSCFPKDVLALEATAKSVHYTPQLINAVHKVNDAQKRVLFEKITHHFNNKLSGKTIALWGLSFKPNTDDMREAPSRVLIDAALKAGMKIQAYDPVAMPEAQRLYKTKPNFSCCESPEAALVNADILVIVTEWNLFFNPDFENIKQQLKEPTIFDGRNLYDPHYLKQLGFTYYGIGRGETFNP
- the galU gene encoding UTP--glucose-1-phosphate uridylyltransferase GalU, translated to MKKISKAIFPVAGLGTRFLPATKASPKEMLPIVDKPLIQYAVEEAIAAGITELIFVTSSSKHAIEDHFDSNYELEAKLAEAGKDELLQIVKNILPKGVSCIYLRQPDTLGLGHAILCAQPLIDNEPFAILLADDLIDSSVSCLKQMLTVYQEKQHSVIAVQAINPEASDQYGIIGYKAKENRLSLLDKIVEKPSIKQAPSNLAVVGRYILTSAIFPYLAKTPPGKGGEIQLTDAIASLLANEPLYAWEFEGTRYDCGSKLGYLQATIAYALKHPETKTAFGNYLKNFK
- a CDS encoding transglycosylase SLT domain-containing protein, whose translation is MTYKTLKIYTLLLTLLLVFAVGITACVQFPPLSGTATTDGNSASKVVKTAPTGGSLAPHDAKALFSAVQKGTLWDPIRAHLQLTSSEEHQPAVQEQIRWFVKNPAYLNDAVSRAAPYMGYVYSQVTKRNLPTELVLLPIIESGYNPSATNASSGAAGMWQLMSATARAYGVHQDKGFDGRRDLSSSTNAALDYLTYLKSFFGGDWLLAIAAYDTGEGNVQNAIRHNTQHDRNTHFWALPLALETRSYIPRLLALAAIVKDPAKYGVTLPPISAKPYLELVNVGRTGMSLAHAAKLAGMNLSELQQLNPGVKSSTAALTQGQFALPIDRIALYRKQLAALPSGDKLALQQTPKQKTAPKKTIRLAKNQ